TGGTGAACTCGCGGGGCATGGGTATCCGTCTCCTTGAGTTTCGGTGACTCGCAGCTACTAGAGGGATGGAGTCTGCGGTTACTGGCCAGTATCTACGCGACACCCCTGTTCTGACAGCACCTTCTTGCCTGTGAGAGTCCCCACATGGGTTACACACTGGTACCCATGCGCATCGGTGTTTTTCTGTTGGCAGCGGGCTTTCCGGGCATCTCGCCGGAGCAGACGCTGCGCACCGCACTGGACTACGGCGTCGCCGCCGAGGACGCCGGCTTCGACGACGTCTTCATGGCCGAGCACCACTTCATGCCGTACGGCACCTGCCCTTCAGCTCTCACTTTCGCCGCTCTGCTGGCCGGACGCACCCGGAGCATCGGCATCGGCACCGCCGTGACAGTGCTGAGCACGGCGCACCCGGTCGCGGTGGCCGAGCAGGCGGCGATGCTGGACGTGCTCACCGGCGGCCGCTTCACGCTGGGCGTGGGGCGCGGCGGGCCGTGGGTGGACCTGGAGGTGTTCGGGACGGGCCTGGAGGGGCTGTCCCGCCGGTCGTTCGCCGAGGCGCTGGACCTGCTGTGCGCATGGGGTTCGCAGGGCACTGTTTCGTACGACGGCGAGTTCCACCGGTTCCGGGAGGTCCCGGTGGTGCCGCGCGGTCGGCCGCCGATGCTGGTGGCGTGTACGTCCCCTGAGACCGTCGGCATGGCGGCCGACCACCGATTACCCATGCTGCTCGGAATGCACGCCGATGACGCGGAGAAGGCGGCGATGGTCCAGGCGTATGGAGCTGCGGCGCCTCATGCTTCGGCGGTCGTCGCACAGGTCGCGGATTCACGGGAAACGGGAATCAGGTTTCTGCGACAGACGATGCCGCCGTGGCTGCGGCCGGGGCTGGCGGGCTATGTGCGGTTCGACGGAACGACGCCGCCGACGCGCGATGCGGACGACTACGCCGGGTTTCTGACGAGGATCCATCCGGTCGGACCGGCGTCGTACTGCGCCGAGCGCATTCTGGAGGCGCGGCAGGCCACGGGGATCGAGCACTTCCTGCTGTTCGTCGAGGGTGGCGGGCCTGAGCACACGCTGGGGAATATCAAGGCACTGGGTGAGTCGGTGCTGCCACTGTTGCGCGCGGCCTGAGCGCGCCTACGCAGCAAAGCCGGTGGCGTCCCCTGCCCCCTGGGACGCCACCGGCCGTTCGCAAGTCCTCCGGCCTCGATTCGGGAGCCCGCACCAGCCCGTGATCAGTACGGCTCATCCGCACCCGAACCGTCCCCACCAGCTCCGGGGACCCGCGGCTCAGCAGTCGCGCAGCAACGGCGACTGGTTCAGAAGCTGAGCACGAACCGACGTGAACCTGCTGTACACCTCGGTGTCCTTGGCCGTCCCGGCCGGGAACACCGCGACGCGGTGGCAGTTCTGGAACGCCAGCCGGACCCCGAAGTGCCGCTCCAGGCAGCCGCGGATGGCGTCGCTGGCCAGCGCGCGCAGCAGCTGCCCCCGGGCCTGCTCGTCCGGCGGCGGCGTGGTGTTGTCGACGAAGCCGACGTCG
This window of the Catenulispora sp. EB89 genome carries:
- a CDS encoding LLM class flavin-dependent oxidoreductase, yielding MRIGVFLLAAGFPGISPEQTLRTALDYGVAAEDAGFDDVFMAEHHFMPYGTCPSALTFAALLAGRTRSIGIGTAVTVLSTAHPVAVAEQAAMLDVLTGGRFTLGVGRGGPWVDLEVFGTGLEGLSRRSFAEALDLLCAWGSQGTVSYDGEFHRFREVPVVPRGRPPMLVACTSPETVGMAADHRLPMLLGMHADDAEKAAMVQAYGAAAPHASAVVAQVADSRETGIRFLRQTMPPWLRPGLAGYVRFDGTTPPTRDADDYAGFLTRIHPVGPASYCAERILEARQATGIEHFLLFVEGGGPEHTLGNIKALGESVLPLLRAA
- a CDS encoding SCO5389 family protein, which produces MSLDVSPDLLDAAERGEVSDEQFAECVRDSLPFAWRMVSDLSTRLHVDGAGDVGFVDNTTPPPDEQARGQLLRALASDAIRGCLERHFGVRLAFQNCHRVAVFPAGTAKDTEVYSRFTSVRAQLLNQSPLLRDC